The segment GGAGTGTAAGAAGCTAAAGAAAGTGGGAGACTGGGCTCTGGCCACCAGTGCCGTCCCTCCCTCCCGGCTCTCAGTGGAGGTCACAGGCCTCGAGAAAGGTAGGGGCCAGGCTGTGTGCCCTACCTAGTCCCgggccacccccaacccccagggaGCCTTTGCAGGCTCTTCTCCCTGCCTGCTGTCCACCCTCCATCATGCTCACATGGAAGCCCTTGGCGGTGGCCCTTCAGTCCCATAGCCCTTCCGCTTTCTCCGTAAGGGTCCAGAGCCAACTCCTGTGTGGCTCCTCTCTGAGAAGGATGGGAATCCTAGTGAGTTCTTTGGGGACTTGCTTTTGGGAAAAGGCTGCCCAGAAAATCCCTCCATGTCCTGGGCCTGGATGGGCTGCAAAGGTATTTCCTAGCTGCAGAGTTCAGGAAATGTCTCTCACCAGGCACCTCCTACAAGTTCCGAGTCCGGGCTCTGAACATGCTGGGGGAGAGCGAGCCCAGTGCCCCCTCACGGCCCTATGTGGTGTCGGGCTACAGCGGCCGCATGTACGAGAGGCCCGTGGCAGGCCCTTACATCACCTTCACCGATGCCGTCAATGAGACCACCATCATGCTCAAGTGGATGGTACGCAGCCTTGCTCGGCCTGCAGTGGGAAGTCGGGCTGAGCTGTGTGCAGGGTGGGAGCTGGCCGCTGCAGCAGGGACAGGAAGGGGTTGTTCCTCTGCTCAGCCCTTCTTCTAAGACACCTCCCCGCTCAAGTATTCCTTTACCCATGTACCTGAGAACAGAGGGACTCAGCCTCATGATACCCAGGCAGGTTCAGAAGGGACTTATGTCTTCAGAGAAATGGCAGTTTGTTTCTTGTCTCCAAAAGCTGGGAGACCTCCTGACTAAATACAATAATGATGCCTCCAAGCATTCTCCAGAGAGCCTCATCATCAAGGTTTGCCAGGGTCCCCTGGTGAACGTTAAACTCTTGGCTGGGGTAAAATTTCCATCCACCTGTGGTTCTGCTCACATGCAGATTTCTCTGCTCCATTCCCTGTAGTATATTCCAGCAAGTAATAACAATACCCCGATCCATGGCTTTTACATCTACTACCGACCCACAGACAGCGACAACGATAGCGACTACAAGAAGGATATGGTGGAAGGTGAGGCACACTTTGTGCGATACCGTTTCCCATGCTGGCACGGGGCGCTAGGCGTTGGTAAAAGTATAAAACCTGGGCTGCTGACACGTTGTGTCTGTACCCCATATCATTGACTCTTCTGTGACACTGGGGTCATCAAGCTCATAAGCCCACAGGCTTCCTTCCCTGAGTGATGGGACAACAGGAAGTTGGGTGGGCACCGCGAACATTCTCTCCATTGTTCCTCCACTGTATGGCCTGCTGTGTCAGTAAATGGCACCAGCCCGGACACACAGCCCTGTCTGAGTGTCACTGCGATCAGAGGCCAAGCAAACCAGAGACAGATGACCATAGCTCTCTCCTAGGAGACAGATACTGGCACTCCATCAGCCACCTGCAGCCAGAGACTTCCTACGACATTAAGATGCAGTGCTTCAATGAAGGAGGGGAGAGTGAGTTCAGCAACGTGATGATCTGTGAAACCAAAGGTGATTCTCCGGGGGTTCTCTGCCCTCCTCTTGATGTTTTCAGTCAACTAAGACAAAGTCACTGCTCCGTGACTTTGCTGGGTAGCTCTTCCCCAGGAAGATGCCTTATTTTCTAAGCACCCATAAACACTGTCATTTTTAACCCTTCTGTTCATTTGCCTGTGCCTCATACTAAGTATGAATGGGTTTCCATCATGATAGCTTTAAGGAACATGGGCATTAACTCACATAGGAACTCATGGCATAGAACCCATTCCTAAGTTGGGAACTTTCCGTAAGCACTGTGTTCCTCTGGTAACATTTGGTGCTTATATTTGGCTTATTTAACGGCAGCCCCATGAGACAGGAGAGAAACGGAGTATCAGGAAATGGTACAGCCTGACCAAGCTCATGCACCTGGTTAGCAATGGAGCATATGCTTTGGGCCAAGTTCATCTAACTAAAGCCCAGACTTGTTCTCTGCATTATTATCATGTGTTAAACATATTCATACAATAGCTTGTTAAGTTTGCACATTGGCCAAGTGGATAGATACCATTTTCTCCACTTTGCAAATACTGAAAGTAATACAGCAGTTTTACTACCAAGGTAATAATCAGGGGAAGATCACAGAGGAATAGGAATGGAGATAAGAAAACAACCCACTTTTCTGTCATTGGCAACCCTCTCCCTCCAGCTCGGCACTGACCCTGAAAACAAGCAGGGTCACTTGTTCAACAAACAGTGTGCATCCTCTTCAACATGTACGACGAAGTGAGGGGGCAGGTTTATACACACAAAGTTCTGTGTGTATGACATGCAGAGGACCCAGGGCAAAGGGCAGGGACTTCACAGAGGCTTTGCGCTGTTCTGGAAGGACTGACTCTTCAGGCCAGACTGAGGGACAGGGCAAGGCGGCACGTAGCTCCGGATGGTTGGAGCGTGTGGCACCTGGAAGGAGGACGAGATGGAGGAGACCAGGGACATTGGTGGCACTGGGTCATTGAGGCCGCTGTGGGctgtgaggtgggggagggaccCTGCTCAGTTTGTCAAGCAGGGTCACTGGTGACTAGGCAGCTGTggcctgaggagacagacctgGGGCCGGGAAGCATAGATAGAAGGGGTGGCTTTGAGTCTCTCTTCTGAGGAAGCTTGGGTGGGACCAGACACTGCTGGCATGTTAGGCTGGGAGGGAGTGAAAGGAGTTCAAAGTAAACCTTCAAGCTTGAAGTACAGCCCAGGCGAGGCTCCACTGAGTGAAACAGGCAGGGCCAAGGGAAGCAGATGCCCGCGAAAGGAACGAGGTACGAATACCTGGAGACTCCCTGAGCCTGACTCTCCTGAGACCCTGGAATGTGGGTCTCCTGCCTCGGGGAGGGCCCTGGGCGGAGGGCAGTGCTTGACAGTCGTTGCAACAGAGGTTGACATCCTGGGAGCAGGACAGAGTGCAGATTGAGGGGACCGGGAAGACCTCCCGGCGTCtgaggagacagaaagagaagagcAAGAAAAGAAACATAAGCCGCAGCAGAGAGGTGGGAAAATCAGAGGACCGTAGTGTCGGGAAGTCAAGGGGGCTGAAGGCTGTGAAAAGGAGCTAACGATGTCAGACACTCCCTGATAATAGCAAAACCCAGATGAGGGGTTTGCCGTCTTGAATTGTCACCCTTGAATTGGCCGTTCGCCATGACCGTCTGTCCCAGGAAGTCCCAACGCATCCACCTCCCCGGCTGTGCCACCCACACTCAGACCTAGTACTCCATGTCTCTTAATTCACCCAGGAATAGCAGGTCCACGGGTAACTTCCATTCCCGTTTTTTTTGCTGGGAAACTGTCATGcaccttttatattttcttccaaaaagTTCACTACCTTATTCTTCCAAAAAACCCCTACATCACTTCAGCCCAAAAAGAGTCTGACTCTAGTGCCTGGCTCACATATATTTCAGGTTGTATTTTGAAATGCAAGATTCAGCTTTCTTCAGTAGTATCAAATTTCACATGAGATGCCAATTTCATGCTGGTTGGACACCACACTCATCTGAGGGTTTGGAGTATTGTGAGTGTGACCCCATTTCCCACACCCATGGAAgagtactttttttaaatttgttgtgaAAGAAATGTCAAGAGAAATAGATGCTGAGGTGAGTTTTGTCTGCATCGACAGCCCGGAAGTCTTCTGGAGAGCCCGGTCGCCTCCCGCCCCCAACGCAGGCCCCGCATCAGCCACCACCGCCTGAGGCTGCAGAGCGGCCGGGAGGCGTGGGGGTTATGGCGGCGCGCGCCAGCGACCTACCCTACCTGATTGTCGGGGTTGTCCTGGGCTCTGTCGTCCTCATCATCGTCGCCTTCATCCCCTTCTGCCTGTGGAGGGCCTGGTCTAAGCAAAGTGAGTGCATGACCCTCAGCACCAACAGGAGGGACCCTACAGAGGGAGGAGGTGCCTCCCAGCCCCCAAGGAGGCCTCTGCCCTGGATGGGAGGGGACAGACACCCTGTCACATTCACTGGAGCCCATGCTTCCGGGTCCCCCAGAGGGctgggagagaggcagagaaaactCCAAGCTCCCTTTCCTTTCAGCCCATGGACCTTGGCAGATGGAAAGTATGAAGGGGACGTTGGTctgtcctctctgcctctctggaGCTCGGTGCTTATCTGGCTCCAGCTCCTTGTAATGTCTGAAGCTGCTGCTCTGAGCACACACTCTCGCTTGCAGTTActggccctgcctcctctctggGTCTTTGGCTGCCTCTCGCTTCCCTCTTATCCTGGGCTAATCTGTGACCCACTAACTTCTGCTTCAAACGGCAGCACATCGGGTCGGCTTCCCTCATTTAAATGTTGCTCCCCCTGTTTGCTCACCACTTTCTTTCCCCAGACCCTTCCCCCTGCATCTCCTTACCCTGATCCCCGCTGTAAAAACGTCTAGGCGTTAGGAAAAGCAGGTGGCAGGAAGAGTACTTTGAGAGAGAGTATCTCATCCCTGGGCAGCGTCAACTCCCTGCTGACCTCATCTGACCCCATGTGGACAGGAGTTTTCTGAGGTTCATGTGGGACTTCAAGCTCCCCCAGGCCTCCTTGGCCTAAGCATTCCCCTGTCCTTCTGTCCTTCCAGAACATGCAACGGACCTGGCTTTTCCTCGAAGTGCCCTTCTGTCTTCCTCCTGCCAATACACTATGGTACCACTCGGAGGACTCCCAGGCCACCAAACCAATGGGCAGCCCTATGTCAGCAGCACCAGTGGACGGGCCTGCGCCAGTGGGGTGCATGGGAACAGGGGCTGCCCAGCAGTGGCCATTGGCTACGTAGGCATGAAACCTCAGCAGCATCGCCCAGGGGTGCCTCAGCAGGTAACGTGGTCCTGTGGCTGCGGGTCATCAGGCACAGGCCAGCACGGACAGAGTGGCTGGGCTGCAGCCCAGCTGTCCTCCCCTCCAGCCTCCATCCTGGGCTGCTGGGCCAAGCTTTCCTTAGGAACAGCTCATCTGCTGAACAGTGAACAGGAAAGTTACCTGGACTCTGATGTGATCTTTTTGTTACTCTTTCTTTCAAGCAGCAGGATGACACCCACAGCCTGCTGAGGCAGACCATTCTTGGCAGAGGATATGACCCTCCCCGTCACTGGATTCCCAGGTAACCAGGCCCTGCCCCATCCCTGCATTCCACTCCCATGCCCCAGAGCTCACTTTCTCTTTAGTGTCTCAAACCCAGCATGGGTCCCTAAGGTGAGAGCCGGTGCTTCCCCGGCAGCCCTGCTCAGACAGCCCGCCCCACTGGACTCTTGCGCTAAGGGGTAGTTGTCATGTTCAGCCCTTTCTGCTCTGGAGCTGCTCTCCGGGCACGCCAGAGCAGCCACACAGCTGGCTCTGCCCAAAAGCCCTGGACACCTGACTCCATATCCTCTCACACACTCAGGACTttacagaataaaatggaaatagtctAGAATTACCCATGGAGATGAGTGTGGCACCTTTTGGTGTTCAAAGGGGAGCAGCCCTTGGCCTGGCTGAGCTCTGACCAGCTCGGGTGCCCCCAACAGAGAAGCAGCCAGGGCGGTGGGGACGCAAGCCCACTCCGCACCTACCTCACTGCTCCATCTGATCTCACGCACGCAGGAGTCCCAGGTCTAACCCGGATGAGGGCTCTTTCTTATATACACTGCCTGATGACTCAACTCGCCAGCTGCTCCAGCCCCGCAGGGACTGCCACCGCCTCTGGGAACAGGGTGCTGCCACCGGCCAGCCAGGCACGAGAGCTGCAGCCCAAGGTCCTGGGCTGGAAGCAACGCGGGACCCTCTTTTTCACCCAGGTCTGTGCTGGGGCAGCGTGGGAAATTGAGCAGGCTGGGCATGACATGAGGTTGGCATCTGTGACCCAGGGGTAGTGTGGGTAGTAAGTGGCCCACCCACATCTGTGAGACAGAGGAGGGCACGTGATTGCCCTTGCTGGGTCTGGCTCTCCTTCAGGCCAGCGCAGACACCTGTCACAGACAGCAACTGCCCCAGCTCCCCTGGTGGCGGTCTGGATCTTAATGTttcccacctctctctccctAGGGCCCCCGTGCTGCTTGGGGCTTGCCCCAGTTGAGGAGGTGGACAATCCTGACTCCTGCCAAGTGGGCAGAGGAGACCAGTGTCCTCAGCGCCGCACAGGGTCCCGTGTAGGGCAGGAACTCTCGATGCAGCTCTCCCCTGGCCCACCAGTGCACGTGGCTTTTGAAACACCACCTCCTGCAATTTAGGCAGAAGCCAGTAGCCCAGAAAGACTATACattatggtttttaaaaagagaaaattggtatttatttttctataatagccatatttataatatttatgtacttgtaaataaatgtatatgtttttgtaaTTCTGGAGAGACATAGGGAATCCTAGCCATTGAGGTAtgagaggaaaaacaaagaagtCACAACATAACAGGAGTTGCCCGGAAAAGAAGAACCCAGCAGGAGGAGGCAGCCTTCACTTAGAACCCCTTGCTGGCCTCGGACGCTGCATAAGGCCCAGAGAAGCTGACAAAAGGAAGAAGCCCAGGCATGTTTTTCATGATGACTGTGAGGGAAGAGCAAGGGCCACAGGCTGCAGACACCTGTGAAGACGGCTGGATCTGGTGCTACAGGAAACGTTTCCAGAAGATGCCCATGAGAATAGAAGAGCTTTACTTGAAGTCCAGTACATTAACAAACCTTCCAGAATCAGTAATCTGTGGCAACATATCTCTGTAAAAACAAACACTGTAACTTCTAAATAAATGTTTAGTCTTCCCCGTTAACCTTCAACTTAGTCACATATGACTCAGCATTCTCTTTAGCGGTTAGGATTCAGTtgagtatttgaagaaaatacccacttaacattttcaaatacatcAAGAGATAAGATCTGGAAAAGGTAGCAGATGTTCCTAGTTTTGTCTTTTGAATACATTCGTGTCAGTTGTATTTTTATTAATGCAGAATGCATGAGTAACTGTTTAGTCCAAGAGGGAGACCGGGTGCAGGAAGCAAGAAGCAACAGATTCAGACTTCTCTTACTGCCTGGACTTCAAGTAAAGCTCTGGTCATAGCAAAGGAATGAAACCAATCTTTTCTATAATAGGTGTGTGTCGAAaactaaatattttctccaaaataCCATTAAGTGCTATGCTATAGGTGAACATAGGATACCTGATAAAATTCACTTCCCTTCTTTCCAGAGATACACCAACATTGCCAGAGGAGTTGACTCACTAGTTGTTTAAAAGCATTTACTTACACAGGGTCAACCTTTTTATATGCAACTGAAACTAGATGGAGGCTGCAGCTTGCAACGAAAGCCCTCACACACTTCAACTGTTTTCAGGAGGGAAACAGATTTTCTGGATCTCAGTAAAGGTGAGTTACAGATGAAATGCCACTTGAGACCCTATCTTGTTAAGAGTCCTCATGCCAGACCTTGGCCTCACAAtcaggaatggataaacaaggaGCCAGGAAAAGCTCCAGGAGTCTTCCAGCCTGGGACAAGTGCTCCCTCTGCTGGCCAGAAGAAGCACAGCGCTCGCTCTTAGGTGGTTCTTTTCTCCACCAACAGCTCCCCTGGGAACAGAACACTCATTAAGGCGCCGCATGATTTCCAGAaaagctgtattttaaaaatattttaagaagtaaTATGACGGATTTGTAGGAAGCATGAAATGATAGGAAAGGAGAAGCAGAGCAGGGACACTGTGACTACAGACACCCGGGCACTGGGCCTGGAGGCCTCTTGCTAGGCCCTCGCCTCAGATCCAGGCGGCAGCTCACCTTTGAGTCCGTTGGCTTTTTAAACactctctttgttttcttcttgatcACAGGTGGTTGACCAAGGGAATTTTGGTGAACTTTACAGAAAGGATATGTTAaattgctttctgcacagcactggaactCTTAACACTGAACGGTTTTAGCTCTCAAAAAGTCCTAGGAAAGAAAAAGCACTTCCAAGGCACATTAAATGAGATCCGTGTGCATATTTACCCTAGTCAGCTGTAGAGAAGAAGGACAAGTTAGGGCAGCAGGCTTTAAAAATTAAGGGTAGAAATTGAAACAGTTCAGGTATTCAATTTCACagcattttgtatttctttaaattcaGGTTATTagaatgcctttttaaagtctgaCTCAGTGGACAAAGGCCATATAAGTCACCAAAGGAAAGAATAAGACCTAATGGTCAGGAGCTGGTGGGGGTCAGAGTTCAGCTCACAGGCCAGCCCTCCCTAAGGATGGCAGCCCTCCCAGGCAGGACAGGCTGACTTGGCAGGAATCAGTAACCCCTCTTCCTGTGCGGTGACAGAAGGGCTGGACtctagttttgggtttttttccagtGTTGAGAGTCACTGATAGAATGGACAAGTGTTCAAATTAGTCAAGTTATATTAACAAATCAGTGTAGATGATTTTGGGGCTCACTCTCAGGAGTGAGGCTGCCTTGTCTAAGAGCTCAGCAGGAGGCAGAGAACCATGTGATCAGGGGACCAGGACAACTTTCCACCCACCCCCAGCTAAAGCTGCATCGGGCTCCTGTGGAAGCTGAACTTCCCAAAGACTCAGATGCTTATATTTAATTATGGATTCAAAACTAAGTCTGGAATCAAGTAGAAATGAAACTaaggctatttgtatatcttgtctaattcaaaataaaaataattgcatgTTAACTACATTATCAAATTCCATACATACTAGATGAAGGCCTAAATATTGTAGCCTTAAGTAGTGATATAGTCTAGTTCAGTTTGGGGAAATATAATAATCCTGATTTGTTTTGCTCTAAGTTGAAATGCACATGGAACCCTTGACACGGCTCGTCCACAGCAGGTAAATTCACTCTTGCTGCCATTAGAATCACAGAATTTCAGAGTGGGAAGGAGCCTTAGAGCTTGTCCAGATCCCTCATTTGTCAGATGATACAATGAGGCCCAGATGACTGTGTAACTTCCCTTAGCTCTCACCACCACCAAGGGGGTAGTGTCCCTTGGAGACAAACCACTGTACCCAGCAGTTGCTCATTGTGGCAGCCCGCCAGTGAGGAACAAGCCTCCTGCCAAACAGCCAAGgcagtgagtttggaagtagccTGTGCAGCTCCAGCCGAGCTTCTGATGGCTGCAGCCCCAACTCACAGCTTGACCACAAGCTCGTGAGACACTCCGAGCCAGAAACACCCAGCTAAGCTGCTCCCAGAAGACTGACCCTCAGAAACTGGGTGAGATTATAAATACTTGTTTAAAGCTattttcagggatttttttttcagcaataaataagtaaaacagtTATGACTAGCATATCTTTTTAAAAGCTTGGAAGGTACCCAGAGTTGAGGGCATACAGCAGAGAAAGTGATGAAAGTGTCCTCCTGTTAAAGCAGCTACTACAGCAGAGATTTCTGATGACAGGCACAACCTATTTGGACCTCTTAAAAAGGGATATGAAAGAATCTTAGAAAATGGGCCAAGGGGTCATCTCTAACATATATAAATTCTAACACAAAGAAGGCAAAGCCTTTCTAATTTTAGGGGTGCAGATTAGGAGACTAGCCACAGTTAGGAAGATTTGACATGGCTGAGTCACTTTCTGCATTGATGCAATATTGCCTCCTGCACCTTTTCAACAACCAGCTTATTATATTCTGGGACACTCTCAATGGAATAGCTCATTAATACAAACCCAGAGAGCTCAGAATCTAAAGTGCTATATTCTATTACTGACAGGAATACAAATAACAGTCAGACCATGTTTAGATGGGTTCAGCCATAAATTCCAAAGACCATTTACTCACAAGCTAAAGGCTACTTTCAATTTCGTTGAGAAGGTTCTGCACAATCAAAAGTGATTGTCAGAGGTGATCTTTCAGACTGATGTGATCTCTTTTACTACTTCTCTATCAATATCAAAAACAGCAAATGCATCCAGTAGAACCTGAAAGAAAATAGCACAGCATTTGCCAAACAATGGGAACTTAGAATACTGACAGTCGCGAACACCTTCAGAGAAAAGCCTCTTAATTGACCAGTTTGCAAAACTGTTTCACTCAGAACTGATGAGTTTGCTAAAACTGGTGATTCAAGAAGCTGGTTATCTTCCTGCTTTCGGCCAGTCCAAAGCAAACTGCTCTGCTGTATCTGATCTGTCTGCATTTCCTGAACCCTGAGCCCTCAGATAACTGCTTTATGAAGTTAACCATGTCAGAATTCTGGTTTGCATTTTTTATTCTAAGATCTTGTTGGCAAAAGAgttgtctttttctcttgtgTCCTCCCAGAGAATGCTTAATAACATCAAAGTTTATTTTCCAAGGACCCAAGAATTGGAAAAGTTTTCTCATGGATTGCTGAATGATAGTTTTTCCTGCcaatggctaaaaaaaaaattcagataacaagaaaacaaatttccTAAGACAGAATATATTACAgatattttcttacagttttgaGATATAGTCTTATGAGACTCCATCTAGTAGGTTCCAAACATATCTAAAATGCTTCAATTCAATAATAAATAGATGTTGGGTCCTGCAGTCAGTTCTAAGACAAATTGGAAACAAACTATTAAAACTATATGACTGGATTTGGTTTTAAACTTTTAGGTAAGTTCACTTTAAAAGGATTGTTGCAGACAATAAGGAAACAAAGCTTCTGGTGAATTATATGCCAGAAATCTTGGATAGATTTGagaaaaaagcaaatttaaaggCTCTCGGGCTTCATCTGGCTCTCTAGTGGAGGCTGAATGGGTGGGAGGATGAGGCCACCTTTCTTACGCAGAAGGACAATCTCTTCCTTTAAGGCCACAATCCTTTGTGCCTGGGCTTGGATCAAATCAGTGACCTTCTCTCTTGCCACAATATCTGCTTTCCTAGGGCCCTGGAAGGCATTACCCTGTTGAAAGAAAACAACTCTGCTTTAGACATCATTTGGAGCATGAAAAATTGCATCCTTATCTAATACCAATTAGGAGTACCTGCCTTACAGTCAATTTAAACAGCGATTGCTTCTTATTT is part of the Manis pentadactyla isolate mManPen7 chromosome 1, mManPen7.hap1, whole genome shotgun sequence genome and harbors:
- the BOC gene encoding brother of CDO isoform X3, which produces MPSGNLQIMNASQEDEGMYKCAAYNPVTQEVKTSGSSDRLRVRRSTAEAARIIYPPEAQAIIVTKGQSLILECVASGIPPPRVTWAKDGSSVAAYNKTRFLLSNLLIDTTSEEDSGTYRCMADNGVGEPGAAVILYNVQVFKPPEVTVELSQLVIPWGQSAKLTCEVHGNPPPSVLWLRNAVPLTSSQRLRLSRRALRVVSAGPEDEGVYQCMAENEVGSAHAVVQLRTARPGTTLRPWQDAKPDTATPPTPPSRPGSSDQMLKGRLGPPASVQPASLQCPGEKGQVAPAEAPIILSSPRTSKTDSYELVWRPRHESSNRVPILYYVVKHRKQVTNSSDDWIISGIPANQHHLTLTRLDPGSLYEVEMAAYNCAGEGQTAMVTFRTGRRPKPEIMASKEQQIQRDDPGASPQSSSQPDHSRLSPPEAPDRPTVSMASETSVYVTWIPRGNGGFPIQSFRVECKKLKKVGDWALATSAVPPSRLSVEVTGLEKGTSYKFRVRALNMLGESEPSAPSRPYVVSGYSGRMYERPVAGPYITFTDAVNETTIMLKWMYIPASNNNTPIHGFYIYYRPTDSDNDSDYKKDMVEGDRYWHSISHLQPETSYDIKMQCFNEGGESEFSNVMICETKARKSSGEPGRLPPPTQAPHQPPPPEAAERPGGVGVMAARASDLPYLIVGVVLGSVVLIIVAFIPFCLWRAWSKQKHATDLAFPRSALLSSSCQYTMVPLGGLPGHQTNGQPYVSSTSGRACASGVHGNRGCPAVAIGYVGMKPQQHRPGVPQQQDDTHSLLRQTILGRGYDPPRHWIPRSPRSNPDEGSFLYTLPDDSTRQLLQPRRDCHRLWEQGAATGQPGTRAAAQGPGLEATRDPLFHPGPPCCLGLAPVEEVDNPDSCQVGRGDQCPQRRTGSRVGQELSMQLSPGPPVHVAFETPPPAI